From Streptomyces sp. GSL17-111, one genomic window encodes:
- a CDS encoding FecCD family ABC transporter permease, giving the protein MTGRRQVLVLAALLLAAALAALCLGTPVVAPAGLPGALRGVLPGGEHDGLTGVVVGELRLPRLVLGLVAGACLGAAGLVLQEALRNQLAVPEMLGVSSGAALGVAAPLVLAVSLPAVVEPLLALGGAALGGVLTLLAAGFGRSPSAVLLTGAAVSAALQAALLVLMVMADQLDLQLIYRYLLGSLSARTWDDVTGLWPWLLAALPALVLCAPVLSVLRLGDDDAEALGVRVRRARLAALAVSVVLIAPVVAVCGPVAWVGFLAPQLARRLRPHAGPVHWLPWSAGWGACVVALADVPARLALAPVETPVGAWTALLGVPAGVALLRTGARRRAVAA; this is encoded by the coding sequence GTGACCGGCCGCCGCCAAGTCCTGGTCCTGGCCGCGCTGCTGCTCGCCGCCGCGCTCGCCGCGCTCTGCCTGGGCACCCCCGTCGTCGCCCCGGCCGGGCTGCCCGGAGCCCTGCGCGGCGTGCTGCCCGGCGGCGAGCACGACGGCCTGACCGGCGTCGTCGTCGGCGAACTCCGGCTGCCCCGCCTGGTGCTGGGGCTCGTCGCCGGTGCCTGCCTGGGCGCCGCCGGACTCGTCCTCCAGGAGGCCCTGCGCAACCAGCTGGCCGTGCCGGAGATGCTGGGCGTCTCCTCCGGCGCCGCGCTCGGTGTCGCGGCGCCGCTCGTGCTGGCCGTCTCGCTGCCCGCCGTCGTCGAGCCGCTGCTCGCGCTCGGCGGAGCGGCGCTCGGTGGGGTCCTCACCCTGCTGGCCGCCGGCTTCGGCCGGAGCCCGTCCGCCGTCCTGCTCACCGGCGCCGCCGTGTCGGCCGCGCTCCAGGCGGCGCTGCTGGTCCTCATGGTGATGGCCGACCAGCTCGACCTCCAGCTCATCTACCGCTACCTCCTCGGCTCCCTCTCGGCCCGCACCTGGGACGACGTCACCGGCCTGTGGCCGTGGCTGCTCGCGGCCCTGCCCGCGCTGGTCCTGTGCGCGCCCGTCCTGTCCGTCCTGCGGCTCGGGGACGACGACGCCGAGGCCCTGGGCGTGCGCGTGCGGCGGGCCCGGCTCGCCGCGCTGGCCGTCTCCGTCGTGCTGATCGCCCCGGTGGTCGCCGTCTGCGGGCCGGTGGCGTGGGTGGGCTTCCTGGCCCCCCAACTGGCCCGGCGGCTGCGGCCGCACGCCGGTCCCGTCCACTGGCTGCCCTGGTCGGCGGGGTGGGGAGCCTGCGTGGTGGCGCTCGCCGACGTTCCGGCCCGCCTCGCGCTGGCTCCCGTCGAGACGCCGGTCGGGGCCTGGACGGCACTGCTCGGCGTGCCCGCCGGTG